Proteins found in one Magnolia sinica isolate HGM2019 chromosome 5, MsV1, whole genome shotgun sequence genomic segment:
- the LOC131245085 gene encoding V-type proton ATPase subunit E-like isoform X1, translated as MNDADVSNQIQQMVKFIRQEAEEKANEISVSAEEEFNVEKLQLVEAEKKKIRQEYERKEKQVEIRKKIEYSMQLNASRIKVLQAQDDLVSSMKEAAGKELLHISHDHHVYKKLLKELIVQSLLRLKEPAILLRCRKEDLELVESVLHSAKQEYAAKVNVHPPDILVDNQVHLPPAPSHHHAHGPFCSGGVVLASRDGKIVCENTLDARLDVVFRKKLPENFFHGGGMVYGEA; from the exons ATGAACGACGCGGATGTCTCGAACCAGATCCAGCAAATGGTGAAATTCATCCGCCAAGAAGCGGAGGAGAAGGCGAATGAGATCTCAGTCTCAGCTGAAGAA GAATTTAATGTCGAGAAGTTGCAACTGGTTGAAGCCGAAAAGAAGAAGATTAGACAGGAATATGAGCGAAAAGAGAAGCAGGTTGAAATTCGGAAGAAAAT tGAGTATTCCATGCAGCTTAATGCTTCTCGTATCAAGGTTCTTCAAGCTCAGGATGATTTGGTTAGCTCCATGAAGGAGGCAGCTGGGAAGGAGCTCCTTCATATTAGCCATGACCACCATGTGTACAAAAAGCTTCTGAAAGAACTGATTGTTCAA AGCTTGCTCCGACTGAAAGAGCCAGCCATATTATTGCGTTGTCGAAAAGAGGATCTTGAGCTGGTGGAGTCCGTTTTGCATTCAGCAAAGCAGGAGTATGCTGCGAAAGTGAATGTTCATCCTCCTGATATTTTGGTTGACAATCAAGTCCATCTGCCACCTGCTCCTAGCCATCATCATGCACACGGGCCTTTCTG CTCTGGAGGGGTTGTATTGGCTTCTCGAGATGGGAAGATTGTTTGTGAGAATACTCTGGATGCACGGCTGGACGTTGTCTTCCGGAAGAAGTTGCCAGAG AATTTCTTTCATGGTGGCGGGATGGTCTATGGCGAGGCCTGA
- the LOC131245085 gene encoding V-type proton ATPase subunit E-like isoform X2, which yields MNDADVSNQIQQMVKFIRQEAEEKANEISVSAEEEFNVEKLQLVEAEKKKIRQEYERKEKQVEIRKKIEYSMQLNASRIKVLQAQDDLVSSMKEAAGKELLHISHDHHVYKKLLKELIVQSLLRLKEPAILLRCRKEDLELVESVLHSAKQEYAAKVNVHPPDILVDNQVHLPPAPSHHHAHGPFCSGGVVLASRDGKIVCENTLDARLDVVFRKKLPEIRKRLFGEVTV from the exons ATGAACGACGCGGATGTCTCGAACCAGATCCAGCAAATGGTGAAATTCATCCGCCAAGAAGCGGAGGAGAAGGCGAATGAGATCTCAGTCTCAGCTGAAGAA GAATTTAATGTCGAGAAGTTGCAACTGGTTGAAGCCGAAAAGAAGAAGATTAGACAGGAATATGAGCGAAAAGAGAAGCAGGTTGAAATTCGGAAGAAAAT tGAGTATTCCATGCAGCTTAATGCTTCTCGTATCAAGGTTCTTCAAGCTCAGGATGATTTGGTTAGCTCCATGAAGGAGGCAGCTGGGAAGGAGCTCCTTCATATTAGCCATGACCACCATGTGTACAAAAAGCTTCTGAAAGAACTGATTGTTCAA AGCTTGCTCCGACTGAAAGAGCCAGCCATATTATTGCGTTGTCGAAAAGAGGATCTTGAGCTGGTGGAGTCCGTTTTGCATTCAGCAAAGCAGGAGTATGCTGCGAAAGTGAATGTTCATCCTCCTGATATTTTGGTTGACAATCAAGTCCATCTGCCACCTGCTCCTAGCCATCATCATGCACACGGGCCTTTCTG CTCTGGAGGGGTTGTATTGGCTTCTCGAGATGGGAAGATTGTTTGTGAGAATACTCTGGATGCACGGCTGGACGTTGTCTTCCGGAAGAAGTTGCCAGAG ATTCGGAAGCGGCTTTTTGGCGAGGTTACTGTGTGA